DNA sequence from the Rhodohalobacter barkolensis genome:
TTTATGCTAGGCAGACACTAAGGAAGATTATATCACAGGCAGAAAAAGCTGCTGTATCACCACTGTCGGGAAGAATTGTACCTGAAATGAATCAGGAAGAAATACGTGAGGTTTTTCATCATCCTTATAGAATTATCTACTATTTAAACTTTTCGAAAGAA
Encoded proteins:
- a CDS encoding type II toxin-antitoxin system RelE/ParE family toxin produces the protein MRVFWTEKSEDQLDKIYAYIALDSPFYARQTLRKIISQAEKAAVSPLSGRIVPEMNQEEIREVFHHPYRIIYYLNFSKERIEVLSVLHQARDFNRNSPLED